ATGCTAAGGttcagaaaagaaaattcaaCGCCAGTGTTTCAACACCTTGTGATATATCTCGAGACAATTTACTCTAAAACAAGTAGCCAGCTCGTTCGATAATAATTTgttcattatattttataatttttccaAATAAATATTGAAGTTAACCAATATTAAGCATAGtatattttcatttttcttaTAAAGTTATGTCATATGGTTCTGAACTCGAATTTCGTCTTCGtcatttattttttatagaaaaaatcTACTATATACGTCATCTAAGAGCTGAATTCAGATTGAGTCGTCTAATAATGactaaaaataataacaaatgaTCAAACAAGGATATCATATGCGCATGCATATATTAGATTTATAAGATATACGGCAGCATGAGGAATTCAGAAACTACAATATCCTTGGGACAAAGAGAACAGAGATAATGGCAGCCTCGCAAAGTCGTCTGTATGTGCAAGAGAAACTTTGCACAACTTCGTAAAAGTCACCTCTTGGCGTTGACTTGTGACCTTGTCGTAGGTAAATAATGAGACTCCATAAATCCTAGCCCGCGGTTAATCTAATGCCTGCGGAATATGGGAACGGTGAGAGGTGGGAAACCAGGAGCGGATTAGGTCAAGGTGGTGGAAGAACGAAAGTTCAAAGGGGTCCGAAGACCGCGGCTGGAAGCGCTCCAAGTGACAACATGTCTCACACGTTGAATCTCCTCGGCTTTCTTTACGGCTTATGTCAGCGACCTTAAGGCCATGTTGACATTTTACATACTTTTTGCCTGGTAGAGATAAGCGCTCAGATTTGGTTTTCTTTAAACAAGTCAAAGCTGGAGGcttccctttatatatatatatatatatatatatattagggggAGTTCAAGGACGATGGCAATTTAGAAGACGGATCACAATACTGTACGTGCcataggaagaggaggaggagacctTTGTTTGTCGCGATGGAGGTGGTGGTCGAGAAGCCTGATGTTGAGGAGGAGAGAAAAGTAGGGTGTTTTCACGACGACCATGGCGGCCAAATCAGAGAGGTTTGGCTTCCTCTTATCTGTTTCTGGcactttgatgcttgaattcagtaCTGCAAAGTTCTAGGAATTGTGTAGAAGTGCTTCTTCCACTTTCTGCCTCTCATCTAATTTATGGATGCTACATATTGGAGAATGTTTTCGTATAAGACCAGCATACGGTTCAAATCTTGGCATCTATTGTAACTTTTGGGAGGGCCATTTGATCTCATGGCCCTAACATGTTCTTTTGATACATCGAAGTCATGCACTTGACCTCATCCAAGAAGATGTTGATGTCAACAAACATGAACTCAACTTTTAACTCTCAGATAAGAGAAGCAATTCTACCTATAATTGTATTTGTTTAATTTTACATTAGGAAGAAATCAAGATGGATCTCTTTTGTGTGCATCATAGAAATTCATACTGTTTCTTTTTGTTCCAAAGGAGTATCTCCCAACTTCTACTCATCATATGGAGCTTAGGTTTGGAATCCGACTGATAAGATAACTAATTATTTTCTTATGCTCGTTGATGACTAGATAAACCATCTTGAAGAACATCAAGGTCATGGTTATCTAAATATATTAGCAGTTGCTTATGATATATTATGTCATAACTAATGATTTGGCTAATAGTACACAATATGCATGATTCCGCATGGTGTTTCCCTTGGTTTTAGGATGTTAGTCTAAGATCTGTTCTTAGTATTTATTCGATTTTAGGAGGATAGAATTTAGAACCATTCAACAAGAGAGATATTATCCACCAAGAACGTCTTCCACCAATCAAGAGTATGTTAATCACAATTTTATGTATATCGAGTGAACCAAGAATTAGTCTTTGCCATCACAACAGTAGAAACCCAAGTAAATAGCTTCACATCTATCTCCTGTTCAAGGTTCTTAGCTACATGTGTTTGCTTAACAGGATTCCACCTTGATTCCAAGTGAAAAATGGGCCATGGAGGACACATCTGCAAGGCCATCATCTTCAAATCCCAAAGATTCAACTTCACTTACTCAGGTAAGATTTGTCTTCCAATAGAAGTTAGTCCACTTATTCTAGACTTAAACCTTGTTTACCAAAACCTGTTTTAGGCTATCCAAAGAATGATTGATTAAATCAATAAGCATAATATATGTTTCATGAGCATGTTTAAATTTTTGTAGGAACACCGACTTGAATCCACTAAAGCAGAAATGGTTGAGGTGAGGGAAGAAAACGAAAGATTGAAGATGATTTTAACTCAGATTACCGAGGATTACCGGTCTCTCTCCGATCTTGTTCGACGAGAGCAAGCTAAGAAGCCTATTAAGAACACACCTGCTGATGATGAAGAAGTGGAAGAAACTATCTCATTGAGACTTGGGACAAGCTCAAGTGGGCAAAGGAAGGAAGACAAGATGAAAATAGTTACAGGCAAAGACAGTGAAAGGTTTGGAGGATGCCTAACGCTCGGACTGAACATGAAATTTGAAGGGTCTGATGACAGTCTCAAAGAGCCGGTGCTGAATCTGAGCTCAGACAACAGCTCCGAGGAGCTCAAGGAAGAAGACACCGGCGCGGAGCCACGGCCACCAAGCAAAGCAGCGAAGAGTGCCAGAAATGGAGATGATGAGGTTTCACAGCAACCCCTAGTGAAGAAAGCTCGCGTATCCGTTAGAGCAAGATGCGATGGCACTACGGTCTGTACTCCAAACTATGTCATCATCTCATCAAACAtgaatcatcatcatcttcattgcATACATGCATGCATGCGCATTCATGGTGGATACAGTATGTTAATTACATTAGTTTGCAACATAACTATTACATATTAATATGATAAGAGTAAGCAAACATAAGTAGTACATAAATGTTGAGAACTTCAAATCCTCATCAGATTTGTTTTGATTTCAGATGAATGATGGTTGCCAGTGGAGGAAATATGGGCAAAAAATATCAAAAGGAAATCCATGCCCTCGAGCTTACTATCGTTGCACAGTTGCACCAGCATGCCCGGTGAGGAAGCAGGTATCTCTTCCCTGCTTGTTGATTGCATTAGATGATCCTTAAATTCATTATATATGCTATTTCTGATGGTTGTAGATAATTCTAAGAACTAACATCATTGTGTCATATATAAACTACTTCCTACCTCTTGTCCAGAGTAGTTTATTTAGGGTTTGCATGATACAATCATCTTCTGTATACTAAATGGTATACACAGAAGATTAAGCTCCCTAATCTCTGACTTCCACATCAATTTGTCGTACATATTAACTGAAGattactcatcatcatcatcaaaatctagcaATCTATATTAATTCGGTTATTTCTCTGAAATGTTCAGGTGCAAAGATGTCAAGAGGATATGTCGATATTGATCACCACCTACGAAGGGACTCACAACCATCCACTGCCAATCTCAGCATCTGCCATGGCCTCCACGACCGCAGCTGCCGCCAGCATGCTGTTGTCTGGTTCATCAGCATCGCAACCTGGTTTCCCTGGCTCGTTTTCCACCGCCATGTGCAACCTCGCCACCTCTATTAATGGCAACCTTCATGGCCTAAATCTCAGCGTTTCAGACAATCTCAGATCGCAGCAGTTTCACCTTCCAAACCCTTTAATCTCTTCCATTACTTCCCATCCCACAATCACTTTAGATCTCACCGTACCACCATCATGCAGTTTCCAAGCAAACCAATTCAACAGTTTCTCATCAAACTTCACCACCACCACCCCAAGATACTCGtcaacgagattcaacatctcatCCTCAGATACTAATAGCTTGCCGACGTATGAGATCAGTAAATACTTGAACAATGGAGCCAAGCCATATGACAAGAGCTCAGTATCTCTGAGCCTTGGCAGGCAACCCCATGACTATCTTTATCGATCCTATCTGCAGAAGACCACCAAGCCAAGCACTCCTCCAAACCAGCATCCGTTGACTGACACGCTTGCAAAGGCGATCACGTCGGATCCTAAGTTCCATTCAGCACTAGCGGCCACCATAACATCATATGTCGAAGCTCGCGGAGGCAAGGAAGCTGTTGGCCATGGTCTCGAGTGGGGAGAGCAGCACTTGAATTCACTTGCGCTTCCCTTCCCGGCGGCACCACAAGGGAATGGTTGTGCGACGTCGAGCTACTTTAACAGGTTGCCGGGGTTGAATTTGAACACCCAGCAAGGGAGTCTCCTGCTGCAGTCATCCCTGGGGTTTCCCAGCACCAAGGGTGCCTCTGCCTCACCACGAGATCATAATACAGAGAACATGTAGCGAATGCTTAAGATATATTtcagatttgcttcttataataaTTTGCAAAGTTTGAATGGTCCGCGGTTAGCTTACACAATCAGTCTTCTAACAtggttaaaaaataaaagaaagaacgtATACATCaaaaaaaatgtttgagcatTGTAGGTGAGGTATGTATTCCTTGTAATATAAGGGAGGGTCTCAGGTCGTTTCCTTTTACTCGTCAGAGCTCAAAATCTCCGGGAGGAAAACCTGACTTCCACCAAAGAAACCAGGTTTTCAAAACTTACCATGGATCTGATAGAAAAAGTAATAACTTAATTACCACATAGGCGATGACATGGGTGGAAGAGCTCGTGGCCTTTCCTTTCTTGAAGAAGCTTGATTGTATTCATATGTCCCTCTCCTATATAAGGGAGTATTTTCCTTAATAGATTAGAGGATTTCTCTTAACAGAGTAGAAAAATATCTTcatatagttgagaaaatcttatctgctattatATGTGAAAAACTTCGTGAGTGAGTCGACTAACTGATCAGCTGAATGGGCATGAGAAACTCGTAGTTGATAGTGgataacttgatctcgcacaaaatggaagtcgatagcaatatgtttcatctaggagtggaacaccggattaACACACATATAGATAGCtccgacattgtcacaatatattgtaagaGTAGAGTTGATTTTGAGTTCTTTGAgcagacccaattgagttctacagtGGTAGTGGCGATGGTACgatattcaacttcagttgtagaccgtgcgATTATCTTTTGCTTTTTAGAGCTCTAATTGATTGGATTAGTGCTAAGGTTGTTTACAATTTAGATCACGCATCAGCAACAATCACACATGCAGAAATCAATGGAGCGATGGATCCAAC
This DNA window, taken from Musa acuminata AAA Group cultivar baxijiao chromosome BXJ3-7, Cavendish_Baxijiao_AAA, whole genome shotgun sequence, encodes the following:
- the LOC135642215 gene encoding WRKY transcription factor 72A-like, with the translated sequence MEVVVEKPDVEEERKVGCFHDDHGGQIREDSTLIPSEKWAMEDTSARPSSSNPKDSTSLTQEHRLESTKAEMVEVREENERLKMILTQITEDYRSLSDLVRREQAKKPIKNTPADDEEVEETISLRLGTSSSGQRKEDKMKIVTGKDSERFGGCLTLGLNMKFEGSDDSLKEPVLNLSSDNSSEELKEEDTGAEPRPPSKAAKSARNGDDEVSQQPLVKKARVSVRARCDGTTMNDGCQWRKYGQKISKGNPCPRAYYRCTVAPACPVRKQVQRCQEDMSILITTYEGTHNHPLPISASAMASTTAAAASMLLSGSSASQPGFPGSFSTAMCNLATSINGNLHGLNLSVSDNLRSQQFHLPNPLISSITSHPTITLDLTVPPSCSFQANQFNSFSSNFTTTTPRYSSTRFNISSSDTNSLPTYEISKYLNNGAKPYDKSSVSLSLGRQPHDYLYRSYLQKTTKPSTPPNQHPLTDTLAKAITSDPKFHSALAATITSYVEARGGKEAVGHGLEWGEQHLNSLALPFPAAPQGNGCATSSYFNRLPGLNLNTQQGSLLLQSSLGFPSTKGASASPRDHNTENM